Genomic window (Acidobacteriota bacterium):
CGGGACGCATCAACGTGAATGAATATGCGCCCGAGAAACGTTTGCTCCTCAATGTGGAAGCGATTGCGTATCACGAGGGCGTCCCGGGACATCACTTGCAGCTTTCGATTGCCCGAGAGTTGGAGGGCCTGCCGCCCTTCCGCAAATATGACCTCGACGTCAATGCCTTCAGCGAGGGATGGGCGTTCTACTCGGAACGTTTGGGCAAAGAAGTTGGCTTCTATCGCGAGCCATACAGCGACTACGGACGGCTGCAAAACGAAATGTGGCGCGCTGTGCGTTGGGTAGTCGATACCGGGGTCCATTCAAGACACTGGACGCGCCAGCAGATGGTCGACTTCTTCCACGAACACACCGCCATGGACGACCAGAATATCGAAACCGAAGTCGATCGCTATATTGCGTGGCCAGGACAAGCGTTGTCCTACAAGATGGGGCAGAGAAAAATTCTAGAGCTGCGCGAACGCGCACAACGGGATCTGGGAGCGAAATTTGACCTGCGCGCGTTTCATGATGCTGTCCTCGATCAAGGTCCCTTGCCGCTCGACATCCTGGAAACAAAGATTGATGGATGGACTGCAGGACAAAAGTAGCAGGGCTCAGTTCTCAGTTCCCAGTTCCCGGTTCTCAGTAAGAACCAGCCGCACTGAGAACTGAGAACCAGGAACTGAGAACTTTTTTATGCGGCAGGAATCTTCAGTTCCATACCCGCTTTGATTTTGTCGGCATCGGCGAGGCCATTCGCTTTTACGATCTGCATGTATTTATTCGGGTCTCCGTAGAAGTGCTTGCTGATCTTGGAGAGATTGTCTCCGGGCTGAACGGTGTAGGTCTTTTCGCCTGGCTGCACCACGATTTCGTGGTTCAGATCCGCGAAACTCGGATCAACCGCCTTGATCGCATCCCACATCCGATTCTTGCTGGCCTCGGAGTCTGCCACAACGCGAAGATGCAGCTTTTCGCCCTGCAGGTCGAGGGCTTCCACGCGTCCGTTTTCCTTTTGAATGGTATCCAACACCGGCTGATATTTTTGACGTAGCTGATTCAGGTCTGCCATACGAGTTCCTCCTCAACGGATTTTTACGACGATGGTTCGAGACGAGGCGAACTAAAACGTGGCGAATACGAAGTACAAAATTGACGGTAGCATACTGGTCCGGGAGATTCCAACTTGCTTGTACACAAACCGGAATCCAGCTCATAGAGAAAACTTCGCATCCTAGATTTCAGTGACTTGCAAAAGAGGAGATTTATGAAAAACACGTGGCTCTCCATCGCTCTCGGCCTCCTGTTCGTATCTATGCTCCACGCCCAAAATGCACCCGAGAAAGTGGTTGCCGGCCATCCGTCCTCGGTCGAGGCACAGGAATTACGCGGCGATATCGACCGCCTAAAAGTGATTCTCAATCAGATGCGGACGAATCTGGCGTTCGTCCAAACTTCACAGACTCCGCTCAAGCACCAGTTCGAACTGGAGACCGATGCCTGGCAGGTGATCCTCGAGCAGATGGATCGGCGGCTGAAGCAGATGGAAGAGCGCAATCAGCCGGAGGCCGGTCACTAGGGAGAGTGCTGCTTTCTTGCGGGGCGCATTGACGCTCTTCACCTTTCACCACTACCATTCCCACAATCCCTGAGCCCCCATGATCCCCCGGAATTTATCCCACTATCGCGTGCTGGAGAAGATCGGCAGCGGGGGGATGGGTGTCGTGTACCGGGCACACGACGAAACGCTGGATCGCGACGTGGCGTTGAAAGTTCTGCCCACCGGGACGCTGACGGACGAGAATGCGCGACGGCGCTTCCGGCGCGAGGCTCTGTCGCTGGCCAAGCTGAATCACCCCCACATCGGTGGCATCTACGAGTTTGGCAACGAGGATGACGTCGATTTTCTGGTAATGGAACTGGTGTCCGGCGTGACCCTGGATGCGCGGCTGGCTGCCGGGGCGATGGACGATCACGAAGTTCTTCGCTATGGCTCGCAACTGGCCGACGGGCTTGAAGCAGCGCATCAGCAGGGCATACTGCATCGCGATCTGAAACCAAGCAACCTCCGAATCAACAAAGAAGGGCGCCTCAAGATCCTCGATTTCGGATTGGCCCAGTGGACCCGGGAGGAAGGCGATTCCGATCCAACCGCGACCAACGCAAAAGTAAGTGGCACGGTCGCGTACATGTCTCCCGAGCAGTTGCGCGGCAAGAGTGCGGATGTGCGCAGCGATATCTACGCCGTCGGGGCCGTTTTGTATGAAATGGCGACCGGCAAGCATCCGTATGCGGGGACTTCGGGACCGCAACTGATCGCGCAGATTCTCGACCAACCCCCTTCGCCGCCCACGTCGCGCAATCGCAAACTCTCGCCGGTCCTGGAAGCAATCATCCTTAAAGCATTGGATCGTGATCCGGACCGGCGCTACCAGTCCGCGCGAGAGATGCGGATCGATCTGGAACGACTAAGTAGCGGGTCGACGCGCATCGCGATTCAGAAGCGTGTGATGTGGCCTTGGATCGCGGCATGTGCGGTTCTGTTGGTCGCAGCATTGCTGATCTGGAATCCGGCGGACATCCGGGGACGGATGATGGGAATCCGCGGAGGATTGTCTCTCACTCATGGCCGCAAGTCGGTGGCGGTCGTAGGATTCCGCAACCTGTCGGGAAAGCCGGAGCAGGCATGGCTGTCAACCGCGCTTTCGGAAATGCTCAGCACGGAGTTGGCGAGCGGAGGGCAACTGCGCGCACTGCCGGGTGAGAACATCGCGCGCATGAAACTGGATTTGTTGCTGCCCGATGCGGAAAGCTACGCTCCTGACACGCTCGGCAGAATCCGAAAACACTCGGGCACAGACCTGGTCGTGCTGGGCTCGTACATGGCGATGGGCAACGAGGCGGGCAATCGCATTCGCATCGATTTCCATCTACAGGATTCGGCGACGGGCGAAACCCTCGCCTCGGTATCCGAAACCGGCACGGAACCGGAACTGCTCGACCTGGTGGCCCGTACGGGAAGCCGCCTGCGAACCACGCTGGGGGTTCAGTCCGCTGCGGGAGGGCCTTCCGGAACACGCGCTTCCCTGCCCGCGACCAACGAAGCGGCCCGGTTATATGCAGAAGGCTTGTCAAAACTGCGCTTGTTCGAGGCGCGTGAGGCTCGGAGCCTGCTCGAAAAGTCGGTGGCGCTCGATCCCAAATTTGCGCTCAGTCATGCGGCGCTGTCGGAAGCGCTGGCGAGTCTCGGCTACGACCCACTGGCTCGGCAGGAAGCGCAACAAGCCTTTGATCTTTCGGCCAATCTTTCCAGGGACGAGCGCCTGACGATCGAAGGACACCTGCGCGAGGCAACCCGCGAGTGGCCGAAGGCCGTGGAAATCTATCGCACGCTGTGGGGCTTCTTCCCCGACAACGTGGAATATGCGCTGCGGTTGGCAGCGGCACAGATTGCCGCCGGGCAGGGAAAAGATGCACTGGCAACCGTAGGGCAGATGCGCACGGGGACGGACGCTGCAAACGGCGATCCCCGCATCGATGTCGCAGAAGCCAGAGCGTATGACAGCCTGGGCAGCTTCAAAGAATCGCTCACGGCTGCCCAGACGGCAGGAAAGATCGGACAGGCTCAAGGGGCGCGGCTGGTGGTTGCTCAGTCCCGCCTTGCCGAGGGATGGGCGTGGGAGAGACTGGGCGATTTAGGAAAGTCGGCAGCTTCGTTTGCGGAAGCGCACGACCTGTTTTCAGCGGCGGGCGACAAACGTGGAGCGGCTACTGCCACGCATCTCACGGGAGACGTTTTCTACGACCAGGGGAAATATGCGGAGGCGAAGCGGAACTATGAATCCGCACTAGTTACTTTTCGCGAG
Coding sequences:
- a CDS encoding protein kinase, which codes for MIPRNLSHYRVLEKIGSGGMGVVYRAHDETLDRDVALKVLPTGTLTDENARRRFRREALSLAKLNHPHIGGIYEFGNEDDVDFLVMELVSGVTLDARLAAGAMDDHEVLRYGSQLADGLEAAHQQGILHRDLKPSNLRINKEGRLKILDFGLAQWTREEGDSDPTATNAKVSGTVAYMSPEQLRGKSADVRSDIYAVGAVLYEMATGKHPYAGTSGPQLIAQILDQPPSPPTSRNRKLSPVLEAIILKALDRDPDRRYQSAREMRIDLERLSSGSTRIAIQKRVMWPWIAACAVLLVAALLIWNPADIRGRMMGIRGGLSLTHGRKSVAVVGFRNLSGKPEQAWLSTALSEMLSTELASGGQLRALPGENIARMKLDLLLPDAESYAPDTLGRIRKHSGTDLVVLGSYMAMGNEAGNRIRIDFHLQDSATGETLASVSETGTEPELLDLVARTGSRLRTTLGVQSAAGGPSGTRASLPATNEAARLYAEGLSKLRLFEAREARSLLEKSVALDPKFALSHAALSEALASLGYDPLARQEAQQAFDLSANLSRDERLTIEGHLREATREWPKAVEIYRTLWGFFPDNVEYALRLAAAQIAAGQGKDALATVGQMRTGTDAANGDPRIDVAEARAYDSLGSFKESLTAAQTAGKIGQAQGARLVVAQSRLAEGWAWERLGDLGKSAASFAEAHDLFSAAGDKRGAATATHLTGDVFYDQGKYAEAKRNYESALVTFRELGDQKNASRSLNNLGNVANDLGNFPEAMNYYEQTLAIDRDIGSKSGMAGALGNMANVLENMSDLANARKKNEEGLSMFREVGDQRGAASTLGNLGNVLLEMGELGLARQRIEEGLNIQKQTGYRRGQAYGLRNLADLLNEIGELAEGRKVSEQALAVRKELGENTNIAESKFQLASIALNEGRAKDAESYLRDAVEAFQKADMQDNLVSGKALLARSLLAEGKTSEAATLATEALQLAKKRPIRPPQFDAGLAMAAVQSAEGKFADATNSAQEVASAATRYGYVGYQMEARLALVQVLVKSGKAGQARGLAAALQKDARAKGYGRVEREAGKLAGH
- a CDS encoding LysM peptidoglycan-binding domain-containing protein; the encoded protein is MADLNQLRQKYQPVLDTIQKENGRVEALDLQGEKLHLRVVADSEASKNRMWDAIKAVDPSFADLNHEIVVQPGEKTYTVQPGDNLSKISKHFYGDPNKYMQIVKANGLADADKIKAGMELKIPAA